The genomic window CATGAAGAGGAAAGAGCTCCAAGATACAGGTATTCCTAATAACGTGTTACTAAAACTAGCAGATGTGGTTTAAGTAAAAAAGTCCCAGATTTTGCCTTTGTGCAGTGTAGTGAAATGTCTACAACACCTTCCCCAGTAAGTGCATTGCTTCATGAATTGTCTTTGCAGGACTCTTTTTAAAACCTACTGAGTGCATCACTGTTTCTTCTTTGCGTGTCCCTGCAACTCTagtttgacttcttttttttttctcctgtgtaaCTGCCAAATTAGAAGTATGATAATGCCCCTTTCTCTCCCACTTAAATGATTAGATTATGCTTCTTATTACAGCTAAATATCAGATTCAATCacttcccccccttttttttttttcactgaccCATTTTTGGTGACCGCACACTTCCCTCCTAAAGCCCcggtgtgttttctttttcacctgaCTCCCAGCTACATTAAGGCTAGCATTAGTGGTACCACTGGCTCGTTTTGTAAATAGCCTGTCTTGACAAAAAAGTGAAACTGCAGGTGCCCTCCCCCATCGCCACCGGGATGTGGCCCTGGAGGGTGTCAGTCTTTAGACAAAGACACTGAAGAGAGGAAACTCGGCTTGGTTGGGTTGCAGCAAGTCAGTCAGGAAACACACAGTTCCTGAAAAACCTTCATACAGACTATATACACTTTCTAGTGCCCGGGAACCAGCCTTAAATTCTTCCGTAAATAAGAACTCTGCAAAtctaagagagagaaaaaaaaagagtttgttATTATTTGATATCTCACTCTGTCTACTTACCTGTTGTTTGAAAGCATCATTTTAATAACATtcagccattaaaaaaaatagaatgatCATTATTTAACCCTATCTGCAACTTCTACACTATCCAACTTCCACAAGAAACTGAGGTCCATTAGATTTTGAAGAGATAAACCTTTACAATCTGTATGTGcattttgcttgtttaaaaGCTGTAAACTTTTTCTGTAAGACATATTGTTAAACAAGTACTTTTTAATAACCTTTAGGATGCAAGCAAGGTTTCACACTGATGCAACAAATTCTGTCATGCTGAAGTAACTACACAAATAAAAGGTTCTCACTTCAAAGCAAGTGGCTGAAAATAAATCACCCTAATTATTATACCACTTTCCTTCATTGTCCTATGCTGTaaggaaaacaataacaaacaTTGAATTCTATGTTTTTAAACATATGCATTTAAGTTACAGATGTATAATTAAAGCTAGTTGCAGCACTGTGACAGAATTTTCACTGGACCATACATGCTCATCtgtagaaaacagaattaactCCACTAGCTAAACTGAACAGCACAATGTCAAACTGGCTAAAGATGGGAAGGATAAAttaaaaacctgtaaaataaCAGCAAATCATGTCCTATACTTATTTTCCCACTTCTAGTAGAAAGAAATAGCATtaaatgctctgaaaaaaaatgtaacaaatcATGTTTTACTCTGCTCCTGGACTCAGGTACATAACTTGGCTGATTTCTGAACTCGCATCAGGATGATACCTGGTTGCATGTCATCCCTCCACATCCAACCCAGTTCCCTGTGAAAGAGCACAGGATCtcgggcagggagggagggaggcagccTGGGAGAACCACCTGATGCTTCTCCCACCACAGGCAGCTTGGAAGCAGGactgcagagctcctgccccacagctcGTTGCAACTCACTGCTCATGTTACAACCGAGTGGTGATCACAGATAGAGCTGCTCTATAAATGTTCCCGAAACTTTCCAGTATTACCCTACATCCAGAAGACAGGAATGCTAACCTTTGTGCCCTGTATATGTATTTTGAGTTTCCAGTGAGCCTATATAGCAGCAGGAACACATAAGCACTACCAGCCACTCCGTGGCATATTCCAGGGCCCTTCTTCAACAGGCCTTTCTGCCAAGTCAGCTCTCCACAGCGGATACAAGTGTCCAGATATTGAGGCTTCTTGGAAACCAGGTAAGCTTTGGCAAACAGGTATGCAATGCCTAGGAAAAGAGCAGTGAGATTATCTTTTGTAGTAAGGGCGCCAAGGGTTTCATAGAAcacttgagaaaataaagattaataCACTAAAAAACTGCAGTCTCATGCTCTGCACATGTCAACGTTACCTCTGTATGCTAAACGTGGAGGGAGGAGTATCTGGTATGATAAAAAAGCATATGGCAAGATGTGCTTACCCATTCCCTGTGacaatattttcaatatatcaTTGAATTTCAGGGTTTACTCTAAGATTCCCAAACTTTTATCACTTTAAAACAGCAGTcacatttttgcctttaaaacagTAAACTCTTAGCACTGTCTTCTACTATTTCCAAACCCCCATTCACCTCACCTACTTACACTGACAGAAACAGAAGGATGGGCAGGATAATTTCTTACATTGGCAACagatggttttttttactagatgagaaaaagaaactcactttttttccccatactGCTTTATTCTAGTTATACACAGCTAtgcatactaaaaaaaaaaaaaaaaaaaaaaaaaaaagctatttggCTTATTTTTAGGGggatttaaataaattaatcataATAAAGTTTGGTAGGCAAAAGCTGTTTTTACTCCACTTCATTAGAGTGCCATTGTTATCAAGACAATATCACTCGTTAGCAATAAAATTCTGCCTGGAGgtaaagcagcattttcaatATGCAGCATTACTTGCCAAAATTGCTGACAGACATCAGCCTCACCTCATGAACCCAAACTaaggattgattttttttttctgaaaagcagttttatatGCATTACTTTCGGAAAAAAATGCCTCCTGCTACTACAAACTATACTTCACATGAAAATACTTTGGTCAAATTAGGCATTATCCATGTAACAAGTGCAGTTTAAACTTTGATtctgacagggaaaaaaagaggtattCTCAAGTCCTTCACCAAACTCACGGATGTGTCTGTATCTGTGTTCTTTCACGtaccatttttctttccagccatATGCTGTCTTTTGACTCAGCTGTACCAGTCTTTGAGGTCTTATGAATGggagcaaaagcagaaaacaggatCACCAGAACTCTTTCAGCTGTGATCACCTATGCTTTTAAGGCAGAAAATATACCTCTTGTTCCAGCTGCttcagcaataaataaaacactctGAACTGGAAGAAGAAGTCTAGATAGTTTTCCTGCATCTCCTAAAAGGTCAAAACCAGTCAAATTTAGCCTGAGATTATCTTCTAAATGGAATCACCTAACGTGAAAAAGCAATGTGATCAGCATCTGGCTATTCAAAGCATCAATGGGAAAAGAACCTGGAGCTCCATGACACCAGTGCACGAGCTCATTCTCCCGCTCGATCGTCTCCCCCAGCTCAGGAGGCCAGTTGCTGTTCTGTTCCTGGTCCATAAGGAAATCCACACTCTGCCACACAAGCTCCTGATCTGCTGGCTGCAGGTACTCATAGTAGGAGAGCAACATCTGAAGGATTGACGAAAGCCCATGAGCTGCACCTGTAAAGTACAGAAACAATCAAATTAGAGGGTCCTACCTCCACCTCATGGCAACTTTCCCTTGGGATTGATTTCCTTGTCATGCACATAGCTCCTTCATCTTCTTTATGCATGTTGCAACAGTGCTTagaataaaagatattttactACTTCTGTCATTTCCAGTTCCTCCAGctttgcaaaaatatatatgaattttTTCTGCTCTCACTAGGATATGACTGAAACTCAGTGCATGAAGTTAAACTGAACCTGAACTGAAATTCAAATTGAAACTGGGCCATAAATGGGTATTCTCAGTTCCTGACTGACAGTATCAGTCAGCTAAAACCTAAATTTCAGTGCAAGAACTGTCTGTACCTGCCAGGGTCTGTGGCACACACAACTCAGTGACTTCTCCTGCTGGTTGCCTGCCAGAGAACTCGCTAATATATGCAAATCAATCCCACACTTTCTGCATATTGTACCTCGAGGACCTTGCCAGGGAGCTGCTCAATGGCCTTTCCCCACTGCTTCAGATGAGCTGCAGCTAAAGCTGCTCTCAATGGGTAGGACCTGACCACATGCCTGAGTTGCACTGCTATGGCCCAAATCGCTCAGCAAGTCCCTTCATGGCAACAGCAGCTTACAAAAACATCCCTGACTGTTCCCTCGGGTAACCTGCTCCACACAGACATGGGCACCTCTCACTGCCTCTGTCTGGCAAGGCAGATTTAccagggcaggaaggagaagagggaatgaAGCTCCTCCCAGCATCAGtccttccctccagctcctcatccCCCTTAGCAGTTTTAGGAGGTTGGATGGTCCCAACTGGGTCAGGAGAAATCTCACACTGTaggttttatgtattttatttctgaagtgccTACTAGCTCAGCCTCTACACACAGCATCACTGTCAAAGCCGTTGGTGTGTTTTACTCACCAAGATACTCTGTCCCATAGTAGGAATACATGAGTGGGAATGGTTTCCTCTTCTTCACTGCATACTGTTTTCCTGATTCTAGTATGGCCAGacaaattgattttatttgtgCTGGGGTCAGCACCTAAACAGAAACATCAAACAAACATCAAGTctattataataatttaattttttaagacatttttcagGACTCTGCTTTTTTGCTGGTGCACAAGACAAAGTACTGCCTTTAATCTTATGAGCATGCTGTAATGTACATCATTATTAAAAGTTCCTTATATAACATAGTCGATTTACATAATGATTCTCAAAAACAGAGTTTCATCCCGTCTCAGGAAGGGAATGCCAAACATTTAGCTGCACAGATGAGGTGAAAAGAGGCCCACTAAGAGCTTTTCCTTCCTAAAGATCCAGCGTCTAGGACCTGACAGCAAGCAGGAGGcaagctgcagaacagcagccCCCAGACTGGAGGAAGAGAAGCTAGGATAAGACAAAGGAAAAGACTAGAGAAGTTGTGTTACAGGCTTTATTCGGACACACCGGGCTAGGCAGATTTTTCTACAGATGAGATGAAAAAGGAGGAAGCAAAAGGAGGGTACCAGATTTTATTGAAAATCACTGTTATGTGTGTGGGTTCAGAAACATCTTAGTAAAAAAATCAGGCTTTCTTACCTCAAGAAGATGCTGTGAAAAATGAAGTGCAAGACAGGTTTCTATGAAGATAGGTTAGCTATGCTTATGGGACTTTATCATCATGAACAGGGCAATGCTGCCTTTATTGCAGTCCTAAGAAATGACTAATGCCTTACTCTTAGTGGTGTCAAAAGTATGACTGATAAATCATATATTTCACCAGAAATGAACTTTTCCAAGTTACTGACCTAAAGCATTCAGTGAAGGATCAGTTTTACAGGTTTTAACTACGACTCTATTTATATGCAATTCACTGCAATCTTCTGCAATTTCCTCTGTGTCAGCCCCATCTGCACTTTACTAACCAACACCTTGATTGAAGTAGTGTTTTGGCTTTAGGGGAAAGCCTGTATGGCagcagtattttaaagaaatatatttcaaattatgaaaagagaactgagaaagaaaaaaggcaaagtgagacagaaaaaaaaaaaaagaaaaaggctgcaCAAATAGTCTTGACAAGATAAATGGTAACCCTAAAACTAAAGGGAATATCAAGGTGATGtctttgaaatgtttctgaacTCATTTGGGTTTGCTATAATTTGTATTATAGGATTTACAATTACTTCATCagttaaaaagtttaaaaaatactgacagCATTAAGTATGGAGGCAACATATGTTATAAACTATGTTCTCTCATTTGGCACGTAAAAGATGCTACAGAAAATTAATGTCACCTAAAACTTGTCTGAAAACTAATGgctgaaaaattttatttgtctgtCTCACCTTGCTCCCTGATAACAAGGGATTTTATTACAGCTGCTCTAAGTGACTATGATATTTATACCCTAGAGAACAACCTACTTCTGATCTTCATTAGTGTTCTTTAATGTTGCTGCAGTAGAAATAAATAAGCCATTAACATCTGGAGACTTCActcattttcagtcatttttaaatgaatcatTTTAGCTTCACAGAATTTAAAGAAACGGTTTAAATCCTAAGCAaatgaggagagcagaggaataAGGAGACACAGTGAATTCTTTCCAgagctttcattttaatatcTGCCAGTTTGGGACCTATTCCTCCAGACTCCATACCTT from Chiroxiphia lanceolata isolate bChiLan1 chromosome 2, bChiLan1.pri, whole genome shotgun sequence includes these protein-coding regions:
- the LANCL3 gene encoding lanC-like protein 3; protein product: MESQRCFANRFDDYPGSPAAAPDREAAVPLVTATIERILRELPPLGGPRGCPGGLYGGVAGVAYMLYHVAQCPLFAPSRDSYLRAARRVVDACLRYQEGCGEADADTRAAFLLGGAGVYAVAALVYRALGLPEFARPLGKFRELSEVCAPLSFLECGSDELFVGRAGYLCAALVLKQRLGMEVLTPAQIKSICLAILESGKQYAVKKRKPFPLMYSYYGTEYLGAAHGLSSILQMLLSYYEYLQPADQELVWQSVDFLMDQEQNSNWPPELGETIERENELVHWCHGAPGIAYLFAKAYLVSKKPQYLDTCIRCGELTWQKGLLKKGPGICHGVAGSAYVFLLLYRLTGNSKYIYRAQRFAEFLFTEEFKAGSRALESVYSLYEGFSGTVCFLTDLLQPNQAEFPLFSVFV